The proteins below come from a single Biomphalaria glabrata chromosome 10, xgBioGlab47.1, whole genome shotgun sequence genomic window:
- the LOC106060932 gene encoding bifunctional peptidase and (3S)-lysyl hydroxylase Jmjd7-like, translating into MFSCRIMRMSETEISRVALDETFLLLSSEMKELYPSVEVLDEPPDPLTFYRKYVSQNRPVLIKNVFNHWPALNNWSEKYFREKIGQTQVTVAVTPNGYADAISDGKFVMPEERRMEMSQFLDILFNTDQTNKPSGVFYIQKQNSNLHDEFAELMKDVDSHIDWGSQAFGAKPDAVNFWMGDRNAVTSMHRDHYENLYCVLSGEKIFTLLAPTDLPFIPYESCSSAVYRETTEGHFEIVDIEDCHEDHKVQWIAIDPLRPDLKKYPQYAQARPLTVSVKAGETLYLPSLWFHHVQQSHGCIAVNYWYDMDFDIKWAYYKFLEKLSSAS; encoded by the exons ATGTTTAGTTGCAGAATCATGAGAATGTCAGAGACAGAGATAAGCAGAGTAGCTTTGgatgaaacatttcttttactGTCTTCAGAAATGAAAG aattgtaTCCATCAGTAGAAGTACTGGATGAACCACCTGATCCCTTGACATTTTACAGAAAATATGTTTCACAGAATAGGCCGGTTCTtatcaaaaatgttttcaatcattGGCCTGCTTTAAACAATTGGTCAGAGAAATATTTTAG GgaaaagattggtcaaacacAAGTGACGGTTGCAGTCACGCCTAATGGGTACGCAGATGCCATCAGTGATGGAAAGTTTGTCATGCCGGAGGAGAGGAGGATGGAGATGTCACAGTTCCTTGACATTTTGTTTAACACAGACCAGACCAACAAGCCCTCTGGTGTTTTCTATATACAAAAACAGAACTCCAACCTACATGATGAGTTTGCTGAGCTGATGAAGGATGTGGACTCTCATATTGACTGGGGAAGTCAGGCCTTTG GAGCCAAGCCAGACGCAGTTAACTTTTGGATGGGAGATAGAAATGCAGTTACTTCAA TGCACAGAGATCATTATGAGAACCTGTACTGTGTGCTGTCAGGGGAGAAAATTTTCACTCTTCTAGCACCTACTGATCTCCCTTTCATACCTTATG AGAGCTGCTCATCTGCTGTTTACAGAGAGACAACTGAAGGCCATTTTGAGATTGTTGACATTGAGGATTGCCATGAAGATCACAAG GTCCAGTGGATAGCCATTGACCCATTAAGACCAGACTTGAAAAAGTACCCTCAGTATGCACAGGCACGGCCATTAACTGTGTCAGTGAAGGCAGGAGAAACTCTGTATTTGCCATCTCTGTGGTTCCACCATGTTCAGCAATCTCATGGCTGTATTGCAG TGAACTATTGGTATGACATGGACTTTGACATCAAGTGGGCTTATTACAAGTTTCTAGAAAAACTGTCCTCAGCTTCATGA
- the LOC106060933 gene encoding homeobox protein SIX2-like, translating into MSDDNLTGLLATWSLLRKSKFLSEEFLDLSENIVCTMVRSEQFVTCREFISGLTCEEFVLLRGRETFLKALIRLYFNEGFYSDVIMLIKNGTFKEPCELLELWNKSHYRLQAVDTGKQLTAARKFRIRKRFPPPKSICLNDVHLKLTSVQHLYRWFQRQGRHPNLKEMDDLSDSTGLSRRNVQAWIRIFRKLHKNINKKNQFKLRKSQIYLYSTNGNPVIIAQADPHTGTGIKENNEESNPFIALNFSSSFSMPEDNVKCSRGHLPLKYYDHDLVKLPSQTKPQNHLETIGDNEKECYVQDLIQEKVTLHYFSADVTNSWQPSRIQFLFDICKQEMFNKRKETFQQENQLVRSEFNCPFPPNVSLNPVMRTLFGQSSSENFNQK; encoded by the exons ATGAGTGATGACAATCTCACGGGACTTCTGGCGACATGGTCTCTTCTAAGAAAGTCAAAGTTTCTCAGTGAGGAGTTTTTAGACTTGAGCGAAAACATCGTCTGCACGATGGTCAGAAGTGAGCAGTTTGTAACATGCCGTGAGTTTATTTCCGGGCTAACTTGTGAGGAGTTCGTGCTGCTTCGAGGGCGTGAGACCTTTCTGAAAGCTTTGATAAGACTTTACTTCAACGAAGGCTTTTACTCAGATGTTATCATGTTGATAAAA AATGGAACTTTTAAAGAGCCGTGTGAGTTGCTGGAGCTATGGAATAAAAGTCATTACCGTCTGCAGGCTGTGGACACTGGGAAGCAGTTGACAGCAGCCAGGAAATTTCGAATTCGAAAAAG ATTCCCCCCACCCAAGTCCATCTGCTTGAACGATGTACATCTCAAGCTTACATCAGTTCAACATCTGTATCGATGGTTTCAACGTCAGGGCAGACATCCCAATCTTAAAGAAATGGATGACCTCTCAGATTCAACGGGACTGTCCAGAAGAAAT GTGCAGGCATGGATAAGAATATTCAGAAAACTTCACAAAAACATTAATaagaaaaatcaatttaaactCAGGAAGTCCCAAATTTATCTTTACAGCACCAATGGTAACCCAGTGATCATAGCACAAGCAGATCCCCACACAGGAACAggaattaaagaaaacaacgaAGAATCTAACCCATTTATTGCTTTAAACTTCAGCAGCAGTTTTTCAATGCCTGAGGACAATGTTAAATGTTCCAGAGGTCACCTTCCATTGAAATATTATGATCATGATCTAGTCAAATTGCCTAGTCAGACCAAACCACAAAATCATTTAGAAACTATTGGAGATAATGAGAAAGAATGTTATGTTCAAGATCTGATTCAGGAGAAAGTAACTCTTCACTATTTCTCAGCAGATGTGACAAACTCATGGCAACCTTCCAGAATTCAATTTCTTTTCGATATTTGCAAGCAAGAaatgtttaataaaagaaaagaaacatttcagCAAGAGAACCAGTTAGTCAGAAGTGAATTCAATTGTCCTTTTCCTCCAAATGTTTCGCTTAATCCAGTTATGAGGACACTATTTGGTCAGTCTTCATCAGAAAACTTTAATCAGAAATAA